From a single Nostoc sp. MS1 genomic region:
- the hmpF gene encoding pilus motility taxis protein HmpF — translation MLYLAEVQKPKGNLLTTNLLSNSSKTELKLLACQRTDQNWTTVSEEVIAADEASKLNDGALVLVELTPNRQVQRLQEAGRPLVNILQNFSRQLEKYKLKEDEIDQWKESLTFQAQELNRREMDMEARLEQLHEMEGEFQRLEAQQQEVEASREQIEKLQAEVERNRQELEGAWEHLRGEQRRFEERLHEGNVLNVAQSQAMSELLDRLSSRIAPTETVREHLHQAFELVEKQQATLNPHWQNLEQQKTLVNQKQEEVNQLGQTYSDRQNLLKQAQDSLHQQTAQLKVKTASLSSKQEYLRILKEQLQSQDALCQQINSLAITSGNVSPSQKVDVQALEQMPLDELQKIIQDLNDKLQIDSSFVHDQEQELTYKQQTIEDLQQKISQASDQDLINLQMELSDEQDLYQMLNETLVGQRRNLVARQKLIQQHQNVLLRRQGQPVNTTEENNSIDFSPLLSQVETQRQKQSQELQQLEKEIEQLRSAIELDQGMIDNQAHDLEEKLQELKKMESDLVALKTTTAECWGRINLYQEALQPIQDGVDELRKKLQGIGESLAQVQEAGDYQLQTISELRQVMNGLISQPELVAS, via the coding sequence GTGCTGTATTTAGCAGAAGTACAAAAGCCCAAAGGTAACTTACTCACTACTAACTTACTCAGTAACAGTTCTAAAACAGAATTGAAACTGCTAGCCTGTCAGCGAACCGACCAGAACTGGACTACTGTGTCGGAAGAAGTGATTGCAGCTGATGAAGCTAGTAAATTAAATGATGGCGCACTGGTTTTGGTGGAACTTACACCAAATCGCCAAGTTCAGAGGCTTCAAGAAGCTGGTCGTCCTCTGGTTAACATTTTGCAGAACTTTTCTAGGCAGTTAGAAAAATATAAGCTCAAAGAAGACGAAATTGACCAGTGGAAAGAGTCGCTGACATTCCAGGCGCAGGAGTTGAACCGCCGGGAAATGGATATGGAGGCGCGGCTGGAACAATTGCACGAAATGGAGGGTGAGTTCCAACGTCTAGAAGCGCAACAACAGGAAGTAGAAGCATCCCGCGAACAAATTGAAAAATTACAAGCAGAAGTTGAACGCAACCGTCAAGAATTAGAAGGTGCTTGGGAGCATTTGCGGGGTGAACAGCGCCGCTTTGAGGAGCGTCTGCATGAAGGGAATGTTTTAAATGTAGCGCAAAGTCAGGCGATGAGCGAACTATTAGACCGCTTGTCTAGTCGTATTGCTCCTACAGAGACTGTTAGAGAACACCTGCATCAAGCTTTTGAATTAGTCGAAAAACAACAAGCTACGCTTAATCCTCATTGGCAAAACCTTGAACAACAAAAGACTCTAGTTAATCAAAAGCAAGAAGAAGTTAATCAACTAGGGCAAACATATAGCGATCGCCAAAATTTACTAAAACAAGCACAAGATTCTTTACACCAGCAAACTGCTCAATTAAAGGTGAAAACAGCTTCTCTAAGCAGTAAGCAAGAATATCTCCGCATCCTCAAGGAGCAGTTACAATCTCAAGATGCTTTATGTCAACAGATTAACTCTTTGGCTATCACTTCCGGCAATGTTTCGCCTAGTCAAAAAGTTGATGTGCAAGCGCTCGAACAAATGCCTTTAGATGAACTGCAAAAAATCATTCAAGACCTAAATGATAAATTGCAAATAGATTCCAGTTTTGTTCATGACCAAGAACAAGAACTAACATATAAACAACAAACTATAGAAGACTTACAACAAAAAATTAGTCAAGCATCTGACCAAGATTTAATTAATTTACAAATGGAATTGTCAGATGAGCAAGACTTGTATCAAATGCTCAATGAAACTTTAGTCGGACAACGGCGTAATTTAGTAGCTAGACAAAAGCTGATTCAGCAACACCAAAATGTGCTGCTACGAAGACAAGGGCAACCTGTTAACACTACAGAAGAAAATAATAGCATTGATTTCAGCCCACTACTGTCACAAGTCGAAACTCAGCGACAAAAGCAATCTCAAGAATTACAACAACTGGAAAAAGAAATTGAACAATTGCGTTCTGCGATCGAGCTAGATCAGGGCATGATTGATAATCAAGCTCATGATCTGGAAGAAAAGTTGCAAGAACTCAAAAAGATGGAGTCTGACTTAGTAGCCTTAAAAACTACAACGGCTGAATGTTGGGGTCGAATTAATCTTTATCAAGAAGCACTACAACCAATCCAAGATGGTGTAGATGAGTTACGCAAAAAGCTACAAGGAATTGGTGAATCTTTAGCTCAAGTCCAAGAAGCAGGCGACTATCAATTGCAAACTATTAGTGAGTTACGTCAAGTTATGAATGGTTTGATATCTCAGCCTGAGTTAGTAGCTTCTTGA
- a CDS encoding GAF domain-containing protein yields MSLPRRNFGETGDLMIGVQNQEQNLPANSSPVGALARRKGTISTFLAPLTQDTFKQVVTEVEQKLQIVHQTLSMLDSHGFETILQEMLHSITLKTGELLGADRTTIFLLDEEKQELWSIVAAGEGDRSLEIRIPADKGIAGEVATFKKVVNIPFDFYHDPRSIFAQKQEKITGYRTYTMLALPLLNEQGRLVAVVQLLNKLKPYNSPEAPLAQQIDTKGFTSADEQLFQEFAPSIRLILESSRSFYIATQKQRAAAAMMKAVKSLSQSSLDLEDTLKRVMDEAKELMNADRSTLWLIDRDRHELWTKITQDNGSTKELRVPIGKGFAGIVAASGQKLNIPFDLYDHPDSATAKQLDQQNGYRTCSLLCMPVFNGDQELIGVTQLINKKKTGEFPPYNPDTWPTAPECFQASFDRNDEEFMEAFNIQAGVALQNAQLFATVKQQEQMQRDILRSLSNGVISTDKAGTIIAVNESAVRLLGLESQERLEGKLICEAIAIKEGDFSKWCEDALHGEDTKRRQQYYPDRTLVSNDTVQHSINLSINTIADASDPQQVCGALVVMEDISDEKRLKSTMYRYMTQELAEELLKLDDAKLGGDRKDVSILFSDIRGYTTLTENLQAEEVVSMLNEYFESMVDAVFKHKGTLDKYIGDAIMAVFGSPLPLEEHAWMAVQTSIEMRHRLQEFNQRRYAANKPRINIGIGINSDTVISGNIGSSKRMEFTAIGDGVNLGSRLESVSKQYGCDIIISDNTFRPCRDKIWARELDYIRVKGRNEPVSIYELVGLRSDPINSEKLRVIEHYHKGREYYLQRQFPLARAEFAQVLAVDKHDKAAMLHLLRCQHWLQSPPTDSEWDEGVWTFQEK; encoded by the coding sequence ATGTCATTGCCACGGCGTAATTTTGGGGAGACTGGCGATTTGATGATTGGAGTACAAAATCAGGAACAAAACCTGCCAGCAAATTCTTCTCCTGTCGGCGCACTAGCCCGCAGAAAAGGTACTATTTCTACATTTCTTGCTCCCTTAACTCAGGATACTTTTAAACAAGTTGTTACAGAAGTTGAGCAGAAGCTACAAATTGTGCATCAAACCCTGTCGATGTTAGATTCTCATGGGTTTGAGACTATTCTGCAAGAAATGTTGCACTCAATTACCCTAAAAACAGGGGAATTACTAGGAGCAGACCGCACGACTATATTTTTGTTAGATGAAGAAAAACAAGAATTGTGGTCAATTGTTGCCGCAGGTGAGGGCGATCGCTCTTTAGAAATTCGCATCCCCGCCGACAAAGGTATTGCAGGTGAAGTCGCTACTTTTAAGAAGGTAGTTAACATACCCTTTGACTTTTATCACGACCCCCGGTCGATATTTGCTCAAAAACAAGAAAAAATCACAGGCTACCGTACCTACACTATGTTGGCCTTACCGCTCTTAAACGAGCAAGGGCGACTAGTAGCAGTAGTACAATTACTCAATAAATTAAAACCTTACAACTCCCCTGAAGCACCACTGGCACAACAGATTGATACCAAAGGTTTTACCAGTGCTGATGAGCAGTTATTCCAAGAGTTTGCGCCATCAATTCGCTTGATTTTAGAGTCGTCGCGCTCTTTTTATATCGCCACACAAAAACAAAGGGCGGCGGCGGCGATGATGAAAGCTGTCAAATCCCTCAGCCAAAGTAGTCTGGATTTGGAAGATACCCTCAAACGGGTGATGGACGAAGCCAAGGAACTAATGAACGCCGATCGCAGTACCCTATGGTTAATAGACCGCGATCGCCATGAACTATGGACAAAAATCACCCAAGATAACGGTTCTACCAAGGAGTTGCGCGTACCCATAGGTAAAGGATTTGCGGGGATAGTAGCCGCATCAGGTCAAAAACTTAACATTCCTTTCGATTTATACGACCATCCAGACTCAGCAACCGCCAAACAACTCGACCAACAAAATGGCTACCGCACTTGTAGCTTATTATGTATGCCCGTATTCAACGGCGACCAAGAATTAATCGGTGTTACTCAACTGATAAATAAAAAGAAAACAGGCGAGTTTCCTCCATACAACCCCGACACTTGGCCCACAGCCCCAGAATGCTTCCAAGCAAGTTTTGACCGCAATGACGAAGAATTTATGGAAGCCTTCAATATCCAAGCTGGGGTGGCTTTACAAAACGCGCAGTTGTTCGCCACAGTCAAGCAGCAAGAACAAATGCAACGGGATATTCTGCGCAGTCTTTCCAATGGCGTAATTTCTACAGATAAGGCGGGGACAATTATTGCAGTTAATGAAAGCGCAGTGCGTTTGTTGGGATTAGAATCCCAGGAGCGATTAGAAGGTAAACTTATTTGTGAAGCGATCGCCATTAAAGAAGGCGATTTTAGCAAATGGTGTGAAGATGCTTTACATGGCGAAGATACCAAACGCCGCCAGCAATATTACCCAGACCGCACACTCGTTAGCAACGACACAGTACAACATAGTATTAATTTATCAATAAATACCATTGCCGATGCCAGCGACCCGCAACAAGTTTGTGGTGCGTTGGTAGTGATGGAAGATATTAGTGATGAAAAACGCCTCAAAAGTACCATGTATCGGTACATGACCCAGGAATTAGCAGAAGAATTGTTGAAATTGGACGATGCTAAACTGGGAGGCGATCGCAAAGATGTTTCTATATTATTTTCTGATATTCGCGGCTACACCACTTTGACTGAGAATCTCCAAGCTGAGGAAGTGGTAAGTATGCTCAATGAGTATTTTGAATCAATGGTAGATGCTGTATTTAAGCACAAAGGCACACTCGATAAATATATCGGTGATGCGATTATGGCTGTGTTTGGTTCTCCCCTCCCCCTAGAAGAACACGCCTGGATGGCGGTACAAACTTCTATAGAAATGCGCCATCGCCTACAGGAATTTAACCAACGGCGTTACGCTGCCAATAAGCCAAGAATTAATATCGGTATTGGTATTAACTCCGATACTGTAATTAGCGGTAATATTGGCTCCAGTAAGCGGATGGAATTTACGGCGATCGGTGATGGTGTCAATCTTGGTTCTCGCCTAGAAAGTGTGAGTAAACAATATGGTTGTGACATTATTATTAGCGATAACACCTTCCGACCATGCCGAGATAAAATTTGGGCCAGAGAACTAGATTACATCCGCGTTAAAGGTAGAAATGAACCCGTATCTATATATGAGTTAGTGGGTTTACGTTCCGACCCCATCAACAGCGAGAAATTACGGGTAATTGAACATTATCATAAAGGTCGAGAATACTATCTCCAGCGTCAGTTTCCCCTCGCAAGGGCAGAATTTGCCCAGGTTTTAGCAGTTGATAAACATGACAAAGCCGCCATGTTGCACCTGCTACGCTGTCAACATTGGTTACAGTCACCCCCTACAGATAGCGAATGGGATGAAGGTGTATGGACTTTTCAAGAGAAATAA
- a CDS encoding glycosyltransferase family 4 protein, producing MTDKISLNTISNKRTNHIFVFLEVLKQEGGIQSYVKDIFRAYSGLDKHYQAEVLLLRDSPECSNSFAGDSLKFHYFQNNSPQLGRITMAGVLLKFLLQKRPQHVFCGHIKLSVLIQSLCQPLGIPYTILTYGKEFWEPLNQKECRALAGAKEIWTISRYSRDRACAVNGIDPQKVRMLPCAIDGDKFTPGPKQPELIEKYGLQDAKVLMTVARLWSGDIYKGVDVTIRALPKIVQAFPEVKYLVIGRGDDQPRLAQLAKDLGVSDRVIFAGFVPTEDLMAHYRLADAYIMPSQEGFGIVYLEAMACGVPVLSGDDDGSADPLQDGKLGWRVPHRNPEAVATACLEILQGNDKRCDGEWLREQAIALFGIDALQKQLLSLVQSH from the coding sequence GTGACAGACAAAATAAGTTTGAATACAATTTCTAATAAGCGAACCAACCATATATTCGTCTTTTTAGAAGTTCTTAAACAGGAAGGTGGGATTCAATCTTACGTTAAGGATATTTTTCGAGCATATTCAGGATTAGACAAACACTATCAAGCAGAAGTTTTGCTATTGCGAGATAGTCCTGAATGCTCAAATTCTTTTGCTGGCGATAGTCTCAAATTCCACTACTTTCAAAATAATTCACCCCAACTAGGCAGAATTACAATGGCTGGGGTACTACTGAAATTTTTATTACAAAAAAGACCACAACATGTTTTTTGTGGTCACATTAAGCTGTCCGTACTCATACAGAGCCTCTGCCAACCTTTGGGTATTCCCTACACTATCCTTACCTATGGTAAAGAATTTTGGGAACCATTGAACCAAAAGGAATGCCGCGCTTTAGCAGGTGCAAAAGAAATTTGGACGATTAGTCGTTATAGTCGCGATCGCGCCTGTGCGGTTAATGGTATAGATCCGCAAAAAGTGAGAATGTTGCCTTGTGCAATCGATGGAGATAAATTTACACCAGGCCCCAAACAGCCAGAATTAATAGAAAAATATGGCTTACAGGATGCCAAAGTATTAATGACCGTAGCCAGACTATGGTCAGGTGATATATATAAAGGTGTGGATGTGACAATTCGGGCATTACCAAAGATTGTCCAGGCGTTCCCCGAAGTAAAATATTTAGTTATTGGTCGTGGTGATGACCAGCCACGATTAGCACAATTAGCCAAAGATTTGGGTGTCAGCGATCGCGTGATTTTTGCTGGTTTCGTACCAACTGAAGATTTAATGGCACATTATCGCCTAGCTGATGCCTATATCATGCCCTCACAAGAAGGTTTTGGTATTGTCTATCTAGAAGCTATGGCTTGTGGTGTACCAGTACTTTCCGGTGACGATGATGGTTCAGCAGATCCCTTGCAAGATGGTAAGCTAGGGTGGCGTGTTCCCCATCGTAACCCAGAAGCCGTAGCCACAGCTTGTTTAGAGATTCTGCAAGGAAACGATAAACGTTGTGACGGAGAATGGTTACGTGAACAGGCGATCGCGCTTTTCGGCATAGATGCTTTGCAAAAGCAGCTTTTGTCTCTAGTCCAGAGTCATTAG
- a CDS encoding GDP-mannose 4,6-dehydratase, giving the protein MTKTALITGITGQDGYYLSHLLLNQGYRVVGLVSPHRQPNLAKLGNLANQVEIYNVDLRDPLALVNAVEQLLPQEIYNLAAPSFVPDSWKDPLGTLDLITGTATRLLDAIRQVGLATRFYQASSSEMFGDVLSSPQDEETTFRPKNPYAAAKLHAHWTMVHHRQRYGLFACSGILYNHESPLRPPQFVTRKVSLAVASIKLGLAQTLEMGNLDAKRDWGFAGDYVKAMWLMLQANEAEEYVIGTGKLRSVKELISIAFESVGLNWENHVVINTDLLRQDEHFQLVANPSKAKRNLGWEPEVSFETLLEKMVQTDIERLQNGSIAQVSEKKLLVE; this is encoded by the coding sequence ATGACTAAGACAGCCCTAATTACAGGTATTACTGGTCAAGATGGCTACTATCTCAGCCATTTGCTTCTTAATCAAGGTTATCGAGTTGTAGGACTGGTTTCCCCACATCGCCAACCAAATTTAGCAAAGCTGGGAAATTTGGCAAATCAGGTAGAAATATACAACGTCGATTTGAGAGATCCTCTAGCACTAGTGAATGCAGTAGAACAACTGCTTCCCCAAGAAATTTATAATTTGGCTGCACCTAGTTTTGTCCCTGACTCGTGGAAAGATCCACTGGGAACTCTCGATTTAATCACCGGAACAGCTACTAGATTATTAGATGCAATTCGTCAAGTTGGTTTAGCTACAAGATTTTATCAAGCTAGTAGTTCGGAAATGTTTGGGGATGTTTTATCTTCCCCGCAAGACGAAGAAACTACATTTCGTCCTAAAAACCCCTACGCAGCAGCAAAACTACACGCCCATTGGACAATGGTACATCACAGACAACGCTATGGTCTGTTTGCTTGTAGTGGGATTTTATACAATCATGAATCACCCCTGCGCCCACCTCAATTTGTTACACGTAAAGTATCACTGGCGGTTGCATCAATTAAATTAGGTTTAGCTCAGACTTTAGAGATGGGGAATTTGGATGCAAAACGAGATTGGGGATTTGCGGGTGATTACGTAAAAGCAATGTGGTTGATGTTGCAGGCTAACGAAGCAGAAGAATATGTAATTGGTACAGGAAAGTTACGTAGTGTCAAAGAATTAATATCTATCGCTTTCGAGTCTGTGGGTCTAAACTGGGAAAATCATGTAGTGATAAATACAGATTTACTTAGACAAGACGAACACTTCCAATTAGTAGCTAACCCCAGTAAAGCTAAAAGGAATCTCGGTTGGGAACCTGAAGTTAGCTTTGAAACTCTTTTAGAGAAAATGGTGCAAACAGATATAGAACGATTACAAAATGGCTCAATTGCTCAAGTGTCAGAAAAAAAATTATTGGTAGAGTAA
- a CDS encoding AtzE family amidohydrolase — MNDAVSIAKAIREGKVTAVEVTQAALEQIAAQDGELNCFTAVTKKVALADAARIDREIGAGNNPGLLAGVPFAVKNLFDIAGLTTLAGAKINAENPPATQDATAVAKLKQAGAILVGTLNMDEYAYGFVTENFHYGVTPNPHDLQRVAGGSSGGSAAAVAAGLVPFTLGSDTNGSIRVPAALCGVYGFKPTYGRLSRAGVALFSSSFDHIGPFARSVEDIATIFDILQGEDNRDPICTKRHPQPTLPHLNQDISHIRIAIADDYFQKGATPEALAAVQQVANALNVTKYVTLPEAHRARAAAFIITASEGANLHLDKLRTRSQDFDPATRNRFLAGALIPSQWYIQAQRFRRWYSDRIREVFQDVDIILAPTTPTSAPFIGQQTMNIDGEEILVRPHLGLFTQPLSFIGLPVLSVPIQRPNALPLGVQLIAAPYNEALILQVAAVLESRGTV, encoded by the coding sequence ATGAATGATGCTGTCTCTATCGCTAAGGCTATACGTGAAGGCAAAGTTACCGCCGTGGAGGTGACGCAAGCAGCTTTAGAACAGATAGCAGCACAGGATGGAGAACTTAACTGTTTTACAGCTGTCACTAAGAAAGTTGCTTTAGCTGATGCAGCACGTATCGATAGAGAAATAGGCGCAGGTAACAATCCTGGTTTACTAGCTGGTGTACCTTTTGCAGTAAAAAACTTATTTGATATTGCTGGTTTAACAACTCTGGCGGGTGCGAAAATTAATGCAGAAAATCCCCCAGCCACTCAAGATGCAACAGCCGTAGCCAAACTTAAACAAGCTGGAGCAATTTTAGTAGGTACTCTCAATATGGATGAGTACGCCTATGGGTTTGTAACAGAAAATTTTCATTACGGCGTAACTCCTAACCCCCACGATTTACAGCGTGTAGCGGGTGGTTCCTCTGGTGGTTCGGCGGCGGCTGTGGCTGCTGGCTTGGTTCCGTTTACGCTGGGTTCTGATACTAACGGTTCTATTCGTGTGCCGGCGGCGTTATGTGGTGTGTATGGTTTTAAACCGACTTACGGACGTTTATCTCGTGCTGGGGTGGCTTTATTTTCTAGTAGTTTTGACCATATCGGCCCTTTTGCTCGGTCGGTTGAGGATATTGCTACGATATTTGATATTCTCCAAGGAGAAGACAATCGCGATCCTATCTGTACCAAACGACATCCACAACCAACTTTACCTCACCTAAATCAAGATATCTCTCATATCAGAATTGCGATCGCTGATGATTATTTCCAAAAAGGCGCAACACCAGAAGCATTAGCAGCAGTGCAGCAAGTAGCCAATGCTTTAAATGTTACTAAATACGTTACTTTACCAGAAGCCCACCGCGCTAGAGCCGCCGCATTTATAATTACAGCCAGCGAAGGGGCAAATTTACACTTAGATAAATTAAGAACCCGTTCCCAGGATTTTGACCCAGCAACACGCAATCGCTTTTTGGCAGGCGCATTAATTCCCAGCCAGTGGTATATACAAGCACAACGCTTTCGCCGATGGTATAGCGATCGCATTCGTGAAGTTTTTCAAGATGTTGATATCATCTTAGCCCCTACAACCCCCACCTCTGCCCCATTCATTGGACAACAGACGATGAATATAGATGGAGAAGAAATTCTCGTCCGTCCACATTTAGGGTTATTTACCCAACCCTTATCTTTTATTGGCTTACCTGTTTTATCAGTGCCAATTCAACGCCCCAACGCTTTACCATTAGGAGTGCAGTTAATCGCCGCACCCTATAATGAAGCCTTAATTTTACAGGTGGCTGCTGTGTTGGAAAGCAGAGGAACAGTTTAA
- a CDS encoding DUF4089 domain-containing protein yields MEVPLGVYVEQAALLLDLPINDEYRDGVVANFERIKAIAQLVNSFPLPVEIQPAPIFEP; encoded by the coding sequence ATGGAAGTTCCATTGGGTGTATATGTTGAACAGGCGGCTTTATTATTGGATTTGCCGATAAATGATGAGTACCGGGATGGGGTGGTGGCAAATTTTGAGAGAATTAAAGCGATCGCTCAACTTGTTAACTCATTTCCTTTACCAGTAGAAATCCAACCTGCACCCATCTTTGAACCATGA
- a CDS encoding MBL fold metallo-hydrolase: protein MYLTWFDNNSWLLEISNQKILIDPWLVDVLTFGNLDWLFKGSRIQERPIPENIDLILLSQGLEDHTHPPTLKQLNPNIPVVASPNAAKVVHGLDYTNVTSLAHGESFTLNNLIEIKAFPGSLVGPTLVENSYFLKELETGFTLYYEPHGNHSPQLKQLAPVDVIITPIIDVVLPVVGSIIKGNSSALEVAKWLQPQVMLSTANAKETSYEGLLSKILKTEGNIADFRLLLEKNNLSTQVLDPNPGDRVELQLKKRVLAS, encoded by the coding sequence ATGTACTTGACTTGGTTTGACAATAATAGCTGGCTGCTAGAAATCAGCAACCAAAAAATACTTATAGACCCTTGGCTCGTTGATGTATTAACTTTCGGCAATTTAGACTGGTTATTCAAAGGCTCCCGTATTCAAGAGCGTCCCATACCAGAGAATATTGACTTAATTCTGCTATCTCAAGGTTTAGAAGACCATACTCACCCACCAACACTAAAACAACTTAACCCTAATATTCCAGTAGTGGCTTCTCCTAATGCGGCGAAAGTAGTCCACGGTTTAGATTATACAAACGTAACCAGTTTGGCTCATGGTGAAAGTTTTACTTTAAATAATCTTATAGAAATTAAAGCTTTTCCTGGTTCTCTAGTAGGCCCTACCCTTGTCGAGAATAGTTATTTTCTTAAAGAATTAGAGACTGGTTTCACACTCTACTACGAACCCCACGGAAATCATTCTCCACAGTTAAAACAATTAGCACCAGTTGATGTCATCATTACGCCAATTATTGATGTGGTATTACCTGTTGTTGGCAGCATTATTAAAGGTAACAGCAGCGCCTTGGAAGTAGCCAAATGGCTGCAACCACAAGTCATGCTGTCTACAGCTAATGCCAAAGAAACAAGCTATGAAGGTTTATTGAGTAAAATACTCAAAACCGAGGGCAACATTGCAGACTTCCGTTTGCTACTAGAAAAAAATAACTTGTCTACACAGGTTTTAGATCCAAATCCAGGCGATCGCGTGGAATTACAATTAAAAAAGCGTGTATTGGCAAGTTAA
- a CDS encoding DUF3386 domain-containing protein, translating into MTVTQLSAQEFFRAAYDNRYTWDKNFPGYSADITFRDNDKVITGKVIVNAELKAEVLGIDDESAKKVIHGQAWEIAIHRVRRTFEETHGANTFRYGATDENGAVEILMGGKAEGDRYKVHNNIVTLVHRHIHGVVVTINTFSVHETGEGYLSHTYDSVYHDPATGEQRGGVSNFVDEYEKVGGYSILNRREIRTQTAGQISVQEFVFSNIQLLEPAAA; encoded by the coding sequence ATGACAGTTACACAACTCTCTGCTCAAGAATTTTTCCGGGCTGCTTATGACAACCGCTACACTTGGGATAAGAATTTTCCAGGGTACTCGGCAGATATCACTTTTAGAGATAACGATAAGGTTATTACCGGAAAGGTCATTGTTAACGCGGAACTCAAGGCGGAAGTTTTGGGTATAGATGATGAGTCAGCTAAAAAAGTTATTCACGGACAAGCTTGGGAAATTGCTATTCACCGTGTCCGTCGCACTTTTGAAGAAACTCACGGTGCTAACACTTTCCGTTATGGTGCGACTGATGAGAATGGTGCGGTAGAAATTTTGATGGGCGGTAAAGCTGAAGGCGATCGCTATAAAGTCCACAATAATATAGTTACTCTAGTTCACCGTCATATTCATGGTGTGGTTGTGACGATCAATACCTTTAGTGTGCATGAGACTGGGGAAGGTTACTTATCTCACACCTATGACTCTGTTTATCATGACCCAGCAACTGGGGAACAAAGAGGCGGTGTTAGTAATTTTGTAGATGAGTATGAAAAGGTTGGAGGTTATTCCATCCTTAATCGTCGGGAAATTCGCACTCAAACAGCAGGACAAATATCGGTGCAAGAGTTTGTCTTTTCTAATATTCAATTGTTAGAACCTGCTGCGGCTTAG
- a CDS encoding LuxR C-terminal-related transcriptional regulator encodes MTNTLHDVFEAIANLRSEQELQPTLMDKIGEYFGVQRWGIYLIDDESKADTKAQTIPAICLESNPVGQYVVERHAPAHEQLILTPEDWKDFCPRHDHGHVMTGPIICDGRLIGTINFARDKGKPAFTANDLADLSAVCIHLSTKLATLRNNPTIFKSSTSNPLTPRELEIAELVAKGLTNAEIAEKLWITQNSVKQALKRMFRKLGVSARAEMVAKLQELLAHR; translated from the coding sequence ATGACTAATACTCTACATGATGTATTTGAAGCGATCGCCAACCTGCGTAGTGAGCAAGAATTACAACCAACGCTCATGGATAAGATTGGCGAATACTTTGGTGTGCAACGTTGGGGCATATATCTAATAGATGATGAATCAAAAGCGGACACCAAGGCCCAAACCATTCCCGCCATCTGCTTAGAAAGTAACCCTGTCGGTCAGTATGTAGTTGAGCGTCACGCCCCCGCCCACGAACAGTTAATATTGACCCCAGAAGACTGGAAAGACTTTTGCCCACGCCACGACCACGGCCACGTCATGACCGGCCCCATAATTTGCGATGGTCGCCTCATCGGTACTATCAACTTCGCCCGCGACAAAGGAAAACCAGCCTTTACAGCCAACGACCTAGCCGACCTCAGCGCAGTGTGCATTCATTTATCAACTAAACTCGCCACCCTCAGAAACAACCCCACAATATTCAAATCATCAACATCAAATCCCCTCACACCCCGCGAATTGGAAATTGCCGAACTAGTAGCAAAAGGACTAACCAACGCCGAAATCGCCGAAAAACTGTGGATTACCCAAAACTCTGTCAAACAAGCCCTCAAAAGAATGTTCCGCAAACTAGGAGTCTCAGCCCGTGCCGAAATGGTCGCCAAACTACAAGAACTGTTAGCTCATAGATAA